AGGAGGGAGACTTTAATTGTGATATTTCACCGATATCAGCCAGGTATATAAAAATTACAAGATTTGTGAGTTTTGGGGGGATAACCTGAGAATAAAAAAATACCTTCtagaacaaagcaaaaagaactagaggaatggcgTGTGTTTCTGCACCCTGGCTTCCTCGCCCTATCCCTGGAAACCTTGGGTGAGGAGATGTctgattgtccacagatgggctttgggtctccactccgacccccctcgttcacatcactatgattgtttgtttgagtCATCTGATGTCTGAAATCTGCTCCCACCAACAACTTgcaatcatacaggctggtgtgcttcttccatgtgggctttgttgcttccctgctagatgactgcttgtttaacatcaagtctttaagaccccaggtgatatagcttctaatagccaggcaccatcagctttcttcaccaagttTGCTTATTCTCCCATTTTTACGTTAGTGATCATGACAGGAAGGTAAGTATTACAGAAggacaggttattagaacaaagtgttgttgcattTAGGGAGGACTTAAAtaaaagcccaatgtccttctactctcttgatacttaacatgtaaatatatgtacgtagaccTAGATCCCTATAACTATATAttaacatatttgcatatatacagtcTGACTATGTATTTTGCCTTTTCTAAATTAACCACCCAGCTGCCAGAGAGTCTTTCAGTGTCATGGCAATCCTCTGTGTCCAGTTACAACCATGCTCCCTCCATAAGAGATGCGTCCAAACTCCAAACCGCTGCCATcaaatccaactcacagcaaccttaaggagagggtagaactataggtttctgagagtttaaatttttatggaagtaggcagcctcatctttctcccttgaaacagctggtaaattcaaaccactgacattgtggttagcagctcagtggagAGCTGTAGCCTCCTGTGCCATCAGAGCTCCATAGGCTAAGTTTTTTGAAAGAttatcctttcttctgaggtgtttcCAAATGaaattgaacctccaacttttcagcTAGTGGCTGAGTACATGAACTGTTACACCTACTGGCTGTCCTCTAAAAGAGCCAGGGAAGCTGTGTTctacaaagcactggtggggccCATCCTCCCGCCTTTCACCAACTCAAACTGCTTTGTGAGGAAAAGATTTGGATGGAAAGACACAAAAGATGGAGACCAGTTGGAAGAGACTGTTGAAGTAATTGAAAGTGGAAGTATAGTAGAAATGTCTGTTCTACAAAGTCCAGGATTCTAACAGATAATAATAAGAACTTATAACCCCATCCATGGGTAGTTTAATAAAATATCTTAGGTCAAGAAACAACTCCTATCAGACCAGTTTCATAAGATCAGGGAAGAAAAATAATTGGGTGCATATAAGAATAAGTTGGTGAGTAAAACATTGAATATAGGGTGTTGCTTGGGATATAGGTGTGCATTCCTGGGTCATCCAAAATATCTTCTATTTATGTACCCAGACAGTAGAGGTCGGGAGCATTGTCCTTCCCTGACCATCACTTTCTATCAGCTTCTGAACTACACTGTCCTGAGCGACTGAATGGCCACATTAATCAAGAGTCCAGCTTCAGCATTGACACAGACCAATGGCGAAGGACACTCCACATTGCTGCCTGGGTCACATTAAGGAATATGAAATGGTTATGCTTTTTTAGATGAACTAACAAATGATTTTGAAGAGCGTCCCTCCTGTCATGGAAATGCAATGAATTAAGGTACAGTAAGAAGGTAGTGAGAGCCTTGCTGACATGGCTGAAAACTCTGTGGACAAGCTGATTGCAGGTCAGGGGAGGAAATAGTGCAAGACCTAAAATGATTTGGGGATTTTTCTACAGTATAAAAAAAGTGACAGTCAGTAATGAATTTCTTAAATTCACGGAACCACTCTAGTATTTAAAACTGAACCTTCAGTATTTATGCGCTAGCAACAGCATAGATAGCTCATTGGTTGTGTGCCAGAAAATTGTGTTAAGTGTCTcataagaaatccaggatagataaaccccttaggaacagttgTGGGAAAAGTAACACCATGAGGGGCgagggagagtgagggagaaaggggaagaaagggggaaccaatcataatgatggaTATATAACTACACCCcctgaggggaacaaataacagaaatgtgagtgaagggagagagcagatggtgtacaatatgaaaatagcaacaacagtatataattgatcaagagctcacgagagtgggaggttgggggagaggggggaaagaggagctaataccaagggctcaagtagaaagaaaatgttttgaaaatgatgacagcacaaTATtttcaagtgtgcttgatacaattgatttatggattgtcgtaagatctgtaagagcccaataatttgattaataataataataaaagaaataagTTCTATAGTTAAAATAAACCAAGTGAAAaagaagtaacttatttttcagtTACCTATAGTTGctgttaaggagccctgctggtgttgtCAGGTTAGCGTTGGAATGATAACTGCACTATGCAGTTAtcaaatcattgttatgtttgagccactttgtcagtccatctcatggatggtcttctttactttaatgagcatgatatccttttccaaggattagttcctcctgatagcatgttcaaCATAGTGAGACAAACTCTCACCATTCTCACTGCTAAGGCGAagtctggctgtgtttctttAAGGGCATTAATTCTTCTCTTTTTCGTATTTATTGtctagctttcatatgcataagagGTCATTGAAGATACTGTGGTttggatcaggtacaccttagctTTTGAAGTAGCATCTTTACTGTTTAACTCTCAAAAAGGACTTTtatggcagatttgcccaatacaatactTTATATGACTttttattgctgcttccatggatgttgatagtggatccaagtaaaatgagacCTTTGGCAATCTcattcttttctctgttgattATAAGTTGCTTATTGGCCCAATTGTAAGGGTTTTTGTCAATTTtctgttgaggtgtaatctatactgaaggctgtcttTGATCTCTTCAGtgtcaggtgtcctcaaactacggcccacgggccacatgtggcctgctgaggacatttatccggccgaccggatgtttttgccccatttggttgtttacttcaaaataagatatgtgctgtgtgcataggaatttgttcatagtttttttttttactatagtccggccctccaatgggtttgagggacagtgaactggccccctgtttaaaaagtttgaagtcCTCCttcatttcagcaagcaaagtttttgtcatctgcatatcatacaggttaatgagtcttcctccaatcttgatgctacgctattcttcatatagtccagcttctcagattatttgcccaGTTTATGTATTgcacacatatggtgaaagaatGTGTCCTTGACCTATATAATTCCTGGTCTTAATTCATTGTGCCCCCTACTTGTGTTTCATCAAGGTCTCTTGATCTAtgcacaggttcctcatgagaaCAGTTATGTATTTTGTAATCCCATTCTTCCATGGCCTCTTCTGGTCTTCCTTTTATTTCTGGCTGTTGACTGTCAGTgtacctttttttaaattaaaagatcattttattgggacctcttacaactcttattacaattcatacatcaattgtttcaggcatatttgtacataagttgtcatcattcttttctagacagttactttctattgagcccttggtatcagctcttcttcccacccaccccctcgtGATCCTTTGAtaggttataaattattattattttcatatctcacaccaaccagtctcccttcccccatggtttctattgttcttccccctgaaggggtgtgtgtgattgtgtgttgatcattatagtcggttcccccttcctttcctccctcccccttcttacccttctggtattgctattcctattcctggattccgtgtgttgtgagctcttatcccttatctatacctgtgtatatGCTCCGGTCTAGTTCGAAATGAAAGGCAAcattggggtgatgatagtggggactAAGCAAGCctctaggaaccagaggaatattgtgtatttcattggtactttactgtgccctggtggactcatccttttcctgtgacccctctttggagggatgttccattgtgtatagatgggctttgggtctctgctccaaccccccctccttctcaacaatgtgtttttgtttgttttttaactgtcttctgatacctgttaaccagtcctgatgacacgtcatgatcgcacaggctggtgtgcttcttccatgtgggcttgttgtttctctgctggatggatgcttgtttcacttcaagccttgaagacctcagaagctatatctattaatagctgggcaccatccgccttcttcaccacatttacttaagtacccattttgtctttggtgattgtACCGGGAGGGTGGGCATCGCAGAATGACAGTtttttagaacagtgttcttttaTTAAGGAAGTGTATGAACAGGGCCTTGAAGTCCATCCActccctcagtgtattgccatataaatacatgtacatagaccgatacctctatttttatggatttatgtatttacatatagacacacctatgcttatacctctatccatagctttgcttcctagatcattcctgtttccttttaccttccttcttccccaccatcatgctcgccctacttctgcctcatagtacttcctctcagctagattgctcttgttccaacacccccaggatctctatatcctccttgttgattttaattccctagttgttctcctgtctgtggtgtttgctcaccacaccctacccccaccttcttctcctcCCAAGTCCCTCTGAGACCattagtcccattgctttctaatCAATCTTGCTTCCCgtgcctgtcttatataagtaggtaTACCAATAATGGCACAGACCAAACAAATAGAAACCAAAAGAttgggaaaaagggggaaaaaagagagagaaaacatagACTTCTAGGTCTGTCCGCTGCCTTTATGACACTCTCCCCGTTGGTCCTGGGGGGATTCCGGGATCTTCCccttctagcctgaagtctattttgggggactCTTTAGGGACTTTGTGACTTGGCTTTGCgccagttgctgatctgttatgttcccttcttgatttGCCCCACTGCAGTGTTCAGACCATACTACCTCCCCACTGTGtgaccccagtattgtcctcagtcacagtatgctccagtgagAGGACATGTGATGAGCTGTTGTTGgctctgcagtcctctctgtgccttagcagctctgtgcaggaatGCCATCCTCCGTGCTTGGTGTGCTGgggtcttggtttgcttctgtgtgggcatggtgtgCTGGCCCCTTTCCTCAACTTGTAGATTTAGTATTGTTctgtgtctcacatactttgagagTGGGGTCAgtgtggctctggttggggccagccttgtagcccaatcttttcatgccTTTCTCCACGTGGTTATGCTGCCCCATGCTTTGGTGTGCCGTGGTGGGTCTGTATGTACTCTCccctggtgggttagtgccctgctccccccccctccctgccatCATCTCACTATGGCctccctttttctctctctccctttcccttttccccttctttgtgttggattaacatgtacctccttggtttggtctgacctgcacccaactgcctgtacctcaatccctgtattgtgagataagtgacttttcttctatacctactgggctggttatacttacctcaggggactcatgttgtacttgatcTTTTGTGATTGGTTGACTTAATTTCTTCCAGGTCTTCATATGATCATCAGTGTTTTTGTTGAtaggtagtactccattgtgtgtatgtgccagagtttattaATTCacttgtctattgatggaaatttaggttgtttccaactctgcagattgtgaattgtgccacaataaactttggagcacagacaactggtcatgttttctttcttacctcttctgggtatatgcctagtagaAGGATAGCAAGATCATACATAAGGtatatcaatttccattttttaaatatcccaagatcgctttccacagaggctgtacatatctgCACGatgaccagcagtggaggagagttcctgccTTGCCACATCCCCTGCAACatttattgctttctgattttccgatttgggctaacctcaagaGGGTTATatgatatctcatggttgttttaatttgcatttatctgatagttaatgatcaggagcattttctcatgttcattacccatatgggtctcctccctaattTAGCTTCTTTTCAGTTCTTCTGCCCACTTCCTGAGGGGGTTAACTATTTTCCTATTTTTGTAGGCcatgagggtattgtagattttagtaataagccttctttttgttgtgtcattgctaaaaattctCCCCCagcctgtgggttgccttgttaccctcttgtcttttgacacacacaggtgttttatccttagtagatctcacttgttgatttcagggtcacctgtgtgtatacccttccctattgcagttagcttaTGTGttccctgggccaaggttcttaggtttatcCTGATTCCttcgttgatggtcctgatagttgggggttttacttctaggtctgtgattcaccttgagtttgttcttgttcaTGGGATGAGATAAATATCTTGTTTCCTTTTTtgacatgtggatatccattgtttccagtaccacttgtaAAAGAGGGCATccgcctcccacttgatgcttttggggtccttgtcaaaaatcaggtgtctatatgctgatgattttatttctgggtttactgttcttttccattggtctgagtagctgtcattatgccagtaccatgctgttttaaccactgtggctatgtagtaggtgttaaagtcaggtaaagtgagccctctgactttgtccttcctcttgagaagttctctgctaattctgggcttcttccctctctatatgaagttgttggtcagtttttccaattctttgaagaaggttgttggtaattGAATTGGGATAGCGGTAAACTTGTAAAGTACCTTtgataagattgacatctttactatgttgagtcttccaatccacgagtatgggatgttcttccatttgtggaggttgcttttggtttcctgtagtagggtcttacaGTTTTCCCTTATATAAGCCTTTTGTTTTGTCAGtataccattttaaaattatcgtTAACAAAACTTGACTTGAGTGTGGTGGcagtgatattgttcaataatctcCTCATTTGTGGATCATTTTTATTTGAAGATAGCACACatatggatcacttccagtcagttgaccatatagctgtctttcaaatttcttgatgCTGACCAGTGCTGCTAGTGTTGCATCCATTCCtggaagcatttcagttggtataCTGTCAATTCCCGGAAGCTCATTTTTCATCAATATTTCAAtgtagcttgaatttcttccttcagtaccattggttcttgatctaaTATAAATTTGAATTCTATATGTATAtagacttcaccagatggaatccaTAGGAATCACAGGATAATAAAGGAATCAGGTAGACTGTATCTATGGAAAGAGACGATCCAGAAGCTCACTACCATCAGTCAGAGCAAGGCACGGGCTGACTacttatatgcaagttcaaattgtAACTGGAGAAAATCCAAACAGTCTACAGGACACAAAATATACATTGTAAAGTCAGGAAGGGAAGGAAAGGAAAGACCAAATGGATGTAAAAAAAGACTCTAAAAATTGCTCTTAAACATAGAGTAGCTACAGCAAGTGAAAGACCTATAGTGAGAAGGGGAAAGAGAAATGAGTTAAGAAACTCTTTATTCTTTGACTATGccttgtaagcattttaattcggaacaatataaatattttcataattataatacaagagtaaatttttaaaaatccatccaTGGAATCCAAAATGAGATAAATGTGTTTTCAGTGAGTAACATACCATTTAAAGAGCAACCTCCTCCTCTTCGTCGTCTTCCCCGGCCCTCTGCTGCCGCAGCCATGAAGGTCGAGCCTGTGCAGCTTCAGCGGCTACAAGATTTACCCCGGGCACGGGCGGCACTACGCCAGGACCGACGGAAAGGTTTTCCAGTTCCTGAATGCAAAATGCGAGTCGGCATTCCTTTCCAAGAGGAACCCTCGGCAGATCAACTGGACCGTCCTGTACAGGAGGAAGCACAAGAAGGGGCAGTCGgaagaaattcaaaagaaaagaacTCGCCATGCAGTCAAATTCCAGAGGGCCATCACTGGTGCGTCTCTTGCTGATATCATGGCCAAGAGGAATCAGAAGCCTGAAGTTAGAAAGGCCCAGCGAGAACAGGCCATCAGGGCTGCCAAGGAAGCAAAAAAGGCAAAACAAGC
The sequence above is drawn from the Tenrec ecaudatus isolate mTenEca1 chromosome 18, mTenEca1.hap1, whole genome shotgun sequence genome and encodes:
- the LOC142431773 gene encoding large ribosomal subunit protein eL24-like; its protein translation is MTGRSSLCSFSGYKIYPGHGRHYARTDGKVFQFLNAKCESAFLSKRNPRQINWTVLYRRKHKKGQSEEIQKKRTRHAVKFQRAITGASLADIMAKRNQKPEVRKAQREQAIRAAKEAKKAKQASKKTAMAATKAPTKAAPKQKIVKPVKVSAPRVGGKR